One window of the Hoplias malabaricus isolate fHopMal1 chromosome Y, fHopMal1.hap1, whole genome shotgun sequence genome contains the following:
- the LOC136679431 gene encoding DNA-directed RNA polymerase II subunit GRINL1A-like → MWGLGGLQGELSSRSREQLLETLSRQEKLLSNKRFIQTLPDKGKKINEFVEKVRQALKDLEEEEKKKAGLSAIGTEFQAKYQQAFTQRRHVASDTLCSERGTLKNKEQSVECVNPSDMVGASSRLEAPRSLKESTETLEASSRETASSLTADGAGDTDLTEVFKRLTLSEENTGPSKNSPPRNPFSATQSQKKLHYIDVLEKSETNVRKARYKPNQLPLKSGSSSPGQSSGSTTPLSAEARRQRDRKHLDDITAAKLPPLHHSPAQLLSLEESVTLLQEQTRKQQELQAKLAAQKLADGLTISMSSYNPEGGTLATYKEMHDDVDLSDVD, encoded by the exons GTTCATTCAAACTCTTCCTGATAAGGGCAAGAAGATTAATGAATTTGTGGAGAAAGTGCGCCAGGCACTTAAAGACTTGgaagaagaggagaagaagaaagccGGTTTATCTGCGATTGGAACAGAATTTCAGGCCAAATACCAGCAGGCTTTTACTCAGCGCAGGCATGTGGCCTCAGACACATTGTGTTCTGAGAGAGGAACTCTTAAAAACAAGGAACAGTCAGTAGAGTGTGTGAACCCATCCGACATGGTGGGAGCCAGTAGCCGTTTGGAGGCTCCAAGGTCCCTCAAAGAAAGCACTGAAACTCTTGAGGCTTCCAGTAGAGAGACAGCCTCCTCTTTAACCGCTGACGGCGCAGGAGACACTGACCTCACTGAAGTGTTTAAACGGCTCACTCTGTCAGAGGAAAACACCGGCCCATCCAAAAACTCGCCTCCTAGAAATCCCTTTTCTGCCACACAGTCTCAGAAGAAGCTCCATTACATAGACGTCTTGGAGAAATCAGAGACCAATGTGAGAAAGGCAAGATACAAACCAAATCA ACTACCTTTAAAATCTGGTTCTTCCTCGCCTGGTCAGTCTTCTGGAAGTACAACTCCACTCTCTGCTGAGGCTcggagacagagggacagaaagCACCTGGATGACATCACTGCCGCTAAACTTCCTCCACTGCACCACAGTCCAGCCCAGCTTCTCTCCCTGGAGGAGTCAGTCACTCTCCTGCAAGAACAGACTAGAAAACAGCAG gagttgcaGGCCAAGCTGGCTGCCCAGAAGCTGGCAGATGGTCTCACTATTAGTATGAGCAGCTACAATCCTGAAGGTGGCACTCTAGCTACATACAAGGAAATGCATGACGACGTCGATCTCTCAGATGTAGACTGA